Genomic window (Equus asinus isolate D_3611 breed Donkey chromosome 8, EquAss-T2T_v2, whole genome shotgun sequence):
aggtaaaactatgactatgataaaaaaaaaaaaagtcaatggttACCAGAAGGACAcggggagagatgaataggcagaacccagagaatttttagggcagtgaaaatactctgtatgatattataatgatatatttgcccattgtatatatttgtcaTTATGTATTTGCCCAAACCCATAgactgtacaacaccaagagtgagccctaatgtaaactatggtctTTGGGTGATTATCACGTGTCAACGTAGGTTTATCTTGGGTAAAAATTGTTTCATTCTGGTgaatgatgttgataatggggatcAACATGCATGTATGGGGGCAGAGAGTATAAGGGAAGCCTCTGTACCTTTCTCTCAATTTCATTATAAACCTAAAAGTGCTCCAAAAAAtagaattcttaaaaaataaaaagagctctTCTGAATTCACTAACAAAAAATACCAACAACATAATAAGCAAAGTATATGaacaattaaataaagaaaaagaaggaaaaactatTCACAACAAATTACCAAAGgcgtaaaaaattaaaattgcaatgGATGCCATTTTATTTTGGGGCAAAATTGACATACATTGTTGGTGGCAGTATATAAGTTAAGAACCCTAGAATCTAACTCTTTCATAAGTATCCTAAATATATGTCgtgtaaatattaaaatatgtactaCAAACTTGCTTATCATAAtcctaaaacattaaaattttaaatatggccTAGTTGAAAGATGGAATAAATTGTCATGTATCATTCCAAGGGAATATTATATAGTTCTAAAAACATCTTGAATCTTGTTGAGGAGAGTAACAGATGGCCAAAAAACTAATcatatattaattaaaaacaagTTTCAATCTTATGTATAAATATAGGgatatgtaatatttttagtgtcttcttattttttgatattttccaaatttgtaCAATGTACACACAGTATTTTTTGTAATCAGAAGTAGTATGTTATTAAATAAGAGATCAGTAATTTCAGTTACTCATCTTTTACCACAGCCACAGGTACCTTGGTGGATCCTGGTCGGTGCTCAAAATCTTTCGGTTTCTGCCGGAGACAGTGTCTTAAAGAGGAAAAGCAAATTGATATATGTTTCTCACCAAGTAAGATCTGCTGCGCTGAGAGGTTTACTGAAGAttaatcttgaaaaggaagactTACCTCTGACCAAAGGAGTCGTCTTTGCATCAGTGCAGAGAGGAGTAAGAATATAATTAGAAACTTCGTAATAAACACATAAGCCAATATCGATATCTTCCTTTgtagatgtcaattatatattTAATGGAATGAGGTAGggcctttcttattttctctaagCTAGAGATTTGGACAGAGGCATACCTGGTGCTaattcccatcatatggatacCAAGTTTGCTTCAATTTAGGACCACTTTTGATCTGTTGTGGTTCATCTACACTTACACAATTGAACATTTCCCAACTCAACCATGACCTTATTAGAAATTTGATTCATGAAAATTAATATCCATAGGCTTATCAATTGTCTAAACATCATTATGTTACTGACATTAAGAGATAGG
Coding sequences:
- the DEFB114 gene encoding beta-defensin 114, whose product is MKTFHYLLHFLCYLTFILQATGTLVDPGRCSKSFGFCRRQCLKEEKQIDICFSPSKICCAERFTED